A genomic window from Blastococcus saxobsidens DD2 includes:
- the hrpA gene encoding ATP-dependent RNA helicase HrpA — protein sequence MSAPPEPLRARDDLRERLTGLTLADEHRLRRRLDGLRRTRDPQARERQRERLAADVGAAEARIARRRAAVPEISYPQELPVSARRDDIAAALRDAQVVVVAGETGSGKTTQLPKIALELGRGVRGRIGHTQPRRIAARSVAERIAEELETPLGEAVGYKMRFNDQVSDSTLVKLMTDGVLLAEIAHDRLLRQYDTIILDEAHERSLNIDFLLGYLAQLLPKRPDLKLVITSATIDVERVAAHFSGAPVVAVSGRTYPVEVRYRPVVDPDDEDADPDRDQVSAILDAVDELVAEGPGDILVFLAGEREIRDTQDALTERALPSTEIVPLYSRLSAADQHKVFAPHSGRRIVLSTNVAETSLTVPGIRYVIDPGTARISRYSHRTKVQRLPIEPVSQASARQRSGRCGRLGPGIAVRLYTEADFESRPEFTDPEILRTNLASVLLQMAALDLGAVEDFPFVDPPDRRAIADGMALLEELHALDEHGRLTPTGRSLAALPLDPRMARMVVEANERGVLDEVLVIAAGLTIQDPRERPTEHQQAADQMHARFADENSDFLALLNLWRYLGEQQEALSGNQFRRTVKREFLHYLRIREWQDLHGQLRGTARRLGMTVGEPAAEPDEKGVHAALLAGLLSHVGLQMELGQGRRGGQEAQRDKRPSREYLGTRNTRFVIAPGTPLAKKPPRWVVAAELVETSRLFARTVARIDPETVEKLAEHLVKRQHSEPRWDAKRGSVVATERVTLYGLPLVVGRRVQYGAIDPVVSRELFIRHALVHGEWTTHHRFWTENQRAIERVAALEERARRRDIAVDDETLFELYDGRIPADVVSTRHFDRWWKRARHEQPDLLTFTPEMLANAAVAAGVRPEDYPDEVPLTQGLTLPLSYAFSPGAPEDGVTVDVPLGVLDTVVGATSGESLAFTVPGLREELVTALLRTLPKQLRRALVPIPDRVREVLPRIAPGESLLPALERELRRAAGVVIPPDAWQPGQVPDHLRATFRVLDDQQRPLATGKDLAALKAQVAPQARASLARASSELERTGLTSWDVGTLPRTVEVRRGAHVVTAHPALVDEGATVGVRVVPTEAEATRLSWRGTRRLLVLVAGSPAKQVVKGLGPGTRLALQFNPDGEIPDLVADCVDAAADELIAAAGGPPRDPDAFAALVATAKQQLPPLTADTVRRVEAVLTQAREVAVAIGAAPARRVPEAAVADLRRQMTGLLHRGFVAATGRRRLPDVVRYLRAMVHRLEKLPANAARDELWMQQVAAVAAEYEQLRRQVPSTGAPDDPVTRVRWMVEELRVGLFAQIVGTPRPVSEQRIHKAIDALLM from the coding sequence GTGAGTGCACCGCCGGAACCCCTCCGGGCGCGCGACGATCTCCGGGAGCGCCTCACCGGGCTGACCCTCGCCGACGAGCACCGCCTCCGCCGGCGGCTCGACGGCCTGCGGCGGACCCGCGATCCGCAGGCGCGGGAGCGCCAGCGCGAGCGCCTGGCTGCCGACGTCGGGGCCGCGGAGGCCCGCATCGCGCGCCGCCGCGCCGCCGTCCCGGAGATCAGCTACCCCCAGGAGCTGCCGGTCAGCGCCCGGCGGGACGACATCGCCGCCGCGCTGCGCGACGCCCAGGTGGTCGTCGTGGCCGGCGAGACGGGGTCGGGCAAGACGACGCAGCTGCCGAAGATCGCCCTCGAGCTCGGTCGCGGTGTGCGCGGTCGCATCGGGCACACCCAGCCGCGCCGGATCGCCGCGCGCAGCGTCGCCGAACGGATCGCCGAGGAGCTGGAGACCCCGCTGGGCGAGGCCGTCGGCTACAAGATGCGCTTCAACGACCAGGTCTCCGACTCGACGCTGGTCAAGCTCATGACCGACGGCGTGCTGCTGGCCGAGATCGCGCACGACCGCCTGCTGCGCCAGTACGACACGATCATCCTCGACGAGGCGCACGAGCGGAGCCTCAACATCGACTTCCTGCTGGGCTACCTCGCCCAGCTGCTGCCGAAGCGGCCCGACCTGAAGCTGGTCATCACCTCGGCGACGATCGACGTGGAGCGGGTGGCCGCACACTTCTCGGGCGCCCCGGTCGTGGCGGTGAGCGGGCGGACGTACCCGGTCGAGGTCCGCTACCGCCCGGTGGTCGACCCCGACGACGAGGACGCCGACCCCGACCGCGACCAGGTCAGCGCGATCCTCGACGCCGTCGACGAGCTGGTCGCCGAGGGGCCGGGCGACATCCTGGTGTTCCTCGCCGGTGAGCGGGAGATCCGCGACACCCAGGACGCGCTCACCGAGCGGGCGCTGCCCAGCACCGAGATCGTGCCGCTCTACTCCCGGTTGTCGGCCGCCGACCAGCACAAGGTCTTCGCCCCGCACAGCGGGCGCCGGATCGTGCTGTCCACCAACGTCGCCGAGACCTCGCTCACCGTGCCGGGCATCCGGTACGTGATCGACCCCGGCACCGCCCGCATCTCCCGGTACAGCCATCGGACCAAGGTCCAGCGGCTGCCGATCGAGCCGGTCAGCCAGGCCTCGGCCCGGCAGCGGTCGGGCCGGTGCGGGCGGCTGGGCCCGGGCATCGCCGTCCGCCTCTACACCGAGGCCGACTTCGAGTCCCGCCCCGAGTTCACCGATCCCGAGATCCTGCGCACGAACCTCGCCTCGGTGCTGCTGCAGATGGCCGCGCTGGACCTGGGCGCCGTCGAGGACTTCCCGTTCGTCGACCCGCCCGACCGGCGGGCGATCGCCGACGGCATGGCCCTGCTCGAGGAGCTGCACGCGCTCGACGAGCACGGAAGGCTGACGCCGACCGGCCGCTCGCTGGCCGCCCTGCCGCTGGACCCCCGGATGGCGCGCATGGTGGTCGAGGCGAACGAACGCGGGGTGCTCGACGAGGTCCTCGTCATCGCCGCCGGCCTCACCATCCAGGACCCGCGCGAGCGGCCGACGGAACACCAGCAGGCCGCCGACCAGATGCACGCGCGGTTCGCCGACGAGAACTCGGACTTCCTCGCGCTGCTCAACCTCTGGCGCTACCTGGGCGAGCAGCAGGAGGCGCTGTCCGGCAACCAGTTCCGCCGCACGGTGAAGCGGGAGTTCCTGCACTACCTGCGCATCCGCGAGTGGCAGGACCTGCACGGCCAGCTGCGTGGCACCGCCCGGCGCCTGGGGATGACCGTGGGGGAACCGGCGGCCGAGCCCGACGAGAAGGGCGTCCACGCTGCCCTGCTGGCCGGCCTGCTCAGCCACGTCGGGCTGCAGATGGAGCTTGGCCAGGGGCGGCGGGGCGGGCAGGAAGCACAGCGTGACAAGCGGCCGAGCCGTGAGTACCTGGGCACCCGGAACACCCGCTTCGTGATCGCGCCCGGCACCCCGCTGGCGAAGAAGCCGCCGCGCTGGGTGGTGGCCGCGGAGCTGGTCGAGACCAGCCGGCTGTTCGCCCGGACGGTCGCCCGGATCGACCCGGAGACGGTCGAGAAGCTCGCCGAGCACCTGGTCAAGCGCCAGCACTCCGAGCCCCGCTGGGACGCCAAGCGCGGTTCCGTCGTCGCCACCGAGCGGGTCACCCTCTACGGGCTCCCGCTGGTCGTGGGACGACGGGTCCAGTACGGGGCGATCGACCCGGTCGTCTCCCGGGAGCTGTTCATCCGGCACGCGCTCGTGCACGGGGAGTGGACCACCCACCACCGGTTCTGGACGGAGAACCAGCGGGCGATCGAGCGGGTCGCCGCGCTGGAGGAGCGGGCGCGGCGTCGTGACATCGCCGTCGACGACGAGACGCTGTTCGAGCTCTACGACGGCCGCATCCCCGCCGACGTCGTCTCCACCCGGCACTTCGACCGCTGGTGGAAGCGGGCCCGGCACGAGCAGCCGGACCTGCTCACGTTCACCCCCGAGATGCTCGCCAACGCCGCGGTGGCCGCCGGGGTGCGCCCTGAGGACTATCCCGACGAGGTGCCCCTGACGCAGGGGCTCACCCTGCCGCTGTCCTACGCGTTCTCCCCGGGCGCTCCGGAGGACGGGGTGACCGTCGACGTCCCCCTCGGCGTGCTGGACACGGTGGTGGGCGCGACGTCCGGGGAGTCCCTGGCGTTCACGGTCCCCGGACTGCGCGAGGAGCTGGTGACCGCGCTGCTGCGCACGCTGCCCAAGCAGCTGCGCCGTGCGCTCGTCCCCATCCCGGACCGGGTGCGCGAGGTCCTGCCGCGGATCGCTCCCGGAGAGTCGCTGCTGCCGGCCCTGGAACGGGAACTGCGCCGCGCGGCCGGCGTGGTGATCCCGCCGGACGCCTGGCAACCCGGGCAGGTGCCCGACCACCTGCGGGCGACCTTCCGGGTGCTCGACGACCAGCAGCGGCCGCTGGCCACCGGGAAGGACCTGGCGGCGCTCAAGGCGCAGGTCGCGCCCCAGGCCCGGGCGAGCCTGGCCCGGGCCTCCTCGGAGCTGGAGCGGACCGGCCTGACCAGCTGGGACGTCGGCACGCTGCCCCGCACCGTGGAGGTGCGCCGCGGCGCGCACGTGGTGACCGCCCATCCGGCGCTGGTCGACGAGGGGGCCACCGTCGGCGTCCGCGTCGTGCCGACCGAGGCCGAGGCGACCCGGCTGTCCTGGCGGGGGACCCGGCGGCTGCTGGTGCTGGTCGCCGGCTCGCCGGCCAAGCAGGTGGTCAAGGGCCTCGGGCCGGGCACCCGGCTGGCGCTGCAGTTCAACCCGGACGGCGAGATCCCCGACCTGGTCGCCGATTGCGTGGACGCCGCCGCCGACGAGCTGATCGCCGCCGCCGGTGGGCCGCCGCGCGATCCGGACGCCTTCGCCGCACTGGTGGCGACGGCGAAGCAGCAGCTGCCCCCGCTCACCGCCGACACCGTGCGCCGCGTCGAGGCGGTGCTCACCCAGGCGCGGGAGGTGGCGGTCGCGATCGGTGCCGCGCCGGCCCGCCGGGTGCCGGAGGCCGCCGTCGCGGATCTGCGCCGGCAGATGACGGGGCTGCTGCACCGCGGGTTCGTGGCCGCGACCGGGCGGCGGCGGCTGCCCGACGTCGTCCGGTACCTGCGGGCGATGGTCCACCGGCTGGAGAAGCTGCCCGCGAACGCCGCCCGCGACGAGCTCTGGATGCAACAGGTCGCCGCGGTGGCCGCCGAGTACGAGCAGCTGCGCCGTCAGGTGCCCTCGACCGGGGCGCCCGACGACCCGGTGACCCGGGTGCGCTGGATGGTCGAGGAGCTCCGGGTGGGGCTGTTCGCCCAGATCGTAGGCACCCCACGGCCGGTCTCCGAGCAGCGGATCCACAAGGCGATCGACGCGCTGCTGATGTGA
- a CDS encoding YihY/virulence factor BrkB family protein — translation MARPTGSSGHSTAGTRSAGNRAEGDPAPHDDVVNGTRADKAPTGADTGTGTGATLKRTAKEFGEDGLTDWAAALTYYGVLALFPALTALAAIVGLFTTPQQLTDALTAVVPQSAAETLNPVIEDIAGQSAPLGFALVLGLVGALWTASGYVGAFTRAANVVYETPEGRKIWKLKPLQLLITLIGILFAALLVAMLVLSGPVVDAIGQAIGFGDTVLTIWTWAKWPVILVILALMIAVLYYSTPNVKLRGFKWVSPGAGVAILVAVVASALFAFYVANFGSYNATYGALAGVVIFLIWFWLINLALLFGIELDAEMERTKELKEGVPRADKEIQLDARDDPKPQQTT, via the coding sequence ATGGCCCGACCCACCGGCTCGTCCGGCCACAGCACGGCGGGCACCCGTTCCGCCGGTAACCGCGCCGAGGGCGACCCCGCGCCGCACGACGACGTCGTCAACGGCACGCGGGCCGACAAGGCCCCCACGGGCGCCGACACCGGCACCGGCACGGGTGCCACACTCAAGCGCACCGCCAAGGAGTTCGGCGAGGACGGCCTGACCGACTGGGCGGCGGCGCTGACCTACTACGGCGTGCTCGCGCTGTTCCCCGCCCTGACCGCGCTGGCGGCCATCGTGGGCCTGTTCACCACCCCCCAGCAGCTCACCGACGCGTTGACCGCGGTGGTGCCCCAGTCCGCGGCGGAGACGCTCAACCCGGTCATCGAGGACATCGCCGGGCAGAGCGCGCCGCTGGGCTTCGCCCTCGTGCTCGGTCTCGTCGGTGCCCTGTGGACGGCCTCCGGCTACGTCGGTGCCTTCACCCGGGCGGCGAACGTCGTCTACGAGACGCCGGAAGGCCGCAAGATCTGGAAGCTCAAGCCGCTGCAGCTGCTGATCACCCTGATCGGCATCCTGTTCGCCGCGCTGCTCGTGGCGATGCTGGTGCTCAGCGGCCCGGTGGTCGACGCCATCGGGCAGGCCATCGGGTTCGGCGACACCGTCCTGACCATCTGGACCTGGGCCAAGTGGCCGGTCATCCTGGTGATCCTGGCCCTGATGATCGCCGTCCTGTACTACTCGACGCCGAACGTGAAGCTCCGCGGGTTCAAGTGGGTCAGCCCGGGCGCGGGGGTCGCGATCCTGGTCGCGGTGGTCGCCTCGGCGCTGTTCGCCTTCTACGTGGCCAACTTCGGCAGCTACAACGCCACCTACGGCGCGCTGGCCGGCGTGGTGATCTTCCTGATCTGGTTCTGGCTGATCAACCTGGCCCTGCTCTTCGGCATCGAGCTGGACGCCGAGATGGAGCGCACGAAGGAGCTGAAGGAAGGCGTCCCGAGGGCGGACAAGGAGATCCAGCTCGACGCCCGCGACGACCCGAAGCCGCAGCAGACGACCTGA
- a CDS encoding MDR family MFS transporter: MSQSARTTAAGRRDARAAAAAPDAEGGFSHRQIVTILAGLMVAMFLAALDQTVVSTAIRTIADDLQGYDLQAWATTAFLITSTISTPLYGKLSDIYGRRPFYLFAITIFVVGSALCGIADSMYQLAAYRAVQGIGAGGLMSLALAIIGDLVPPRERSRYQGYFMAVFGTSSVLGPVIGGFLAGQSSILGVDGWRWIFWINVPLGALAFVAISRVLHLPHERRDHRIDWPGALALITFLVPLLVVAEQGRIWGWTDGRSVACYLIGAAGFALFVLAERAYRDDALLPLRMFGNRTFAVSAIGSVVMGAGMFGGLLLLPQYLQIVQGSSATVAGLQMIPLVAGIMTGAMSSGIAISRTGRYKVFPLVGIAFMVVALVSMSFVVGADTSVWALVPFMVLLGLGLGFNFQPVILAVQNAVSPREMGVATSSVTFFRQMGGTIGAAAFLSILFARLPRDIGAAVEDSVRANPELAPRFEQLGAGSGGTLDDTSFIQELPAVLAQPFKVGFSDSIDLVFLIAAGIVAIGFFVFLLLPQLALSTKSGIQARQGEAAGTATSDPYDPAEEAVEAVGAAAPTSVPPPVGRPGDTPR; this comes from the coding sequence ATGAGCCAGTCCGCCCGCACGACCGCGGCCGGCCGCCGCGACGCCCGGGCCGCCGCCGCCGCCCCGGACGCCGAAGGCGGTTTCTCCCACCGGCAGATCGTCACGATCCTGGCCGGCCTGATGGTGGCGATGTTCCTGGCCGCGCTGGACCAGACGGTCGTCTCCACCGCGATCCGGACGATCGCCGACGACCTGCAGGGCTACGACCTGCAGGCCTGGGCGACGACGGCCTTCCTCATCACCTCGACCATCTCGACGCCGCTGTACGGGAAGCTCTCCGACATCTACGGCCGGCGGCCGTTCTACCTGTTCGCGATCACCATCTTCGTCGTCGGCTCGGCGCTGTGCGGCATCGCCGACTCGATGTACCAGCTCGCCGCGTACCGGGCCGTGCAGGGCATCGGGGCCGGCGGCCTGATGTCGCTGGCCCTGGCGATCATCGGCGACCTCGTCCCGCCGCGGGAGCGCTCGCGGTACCAGGGCTACTTCATGGCGGTCTTCGGCACCTCCAGCGTGCTGGGCCCGGTCATCGGCGGCTTCCTGGCCGGTCAGTCGTCCATCCTCGGGGTGGACGGCTGGCGCTGGATCTTCTGGATCAACGTGCCACTCGGCGCGCTCGCCTTCGTCGCCATCTCGCGCGTCCTGCACCTCCCGCACGAACGACGCGATCACCGGATCGACTGGCCCGGCGCGCTGGCGCTGATCACGTTCCTCGTGCCGCTGCTGGTCGTCGCCGAACAGGGCCGCATCTGGGGCTGGACCGACGGCCGCTCGGTCGCCTGCTACCTGATCGGCGCCGCGGGCTTCGCCCTGTTCGTCCTCGCGGAGCGGGCCTACCGGGACGACGCCCTGCTCCCCCTCCGGATGTTCGGCAACCGGACCTTCGCCGTGAGCGCGATCGGCAGCGTCGTCATGGGCGCCGGGATGTTCGGCGGCCTGCTGCTCCTGCCGCAGTACCTGCAGATCGTCCAGGGCTCCAGCGCCACCGTCGCGGGCCTGCAGATGATCCCGCTGGTCGCGGGCATCATGACCGGCGCGATGAGCTCGGGCATCGCCATCTCCAGGACCGGCCGGTACAAGGTCTTCCCGCTGGTCGGCATCGCGTTCATGGTCGTGGCGCTGGTCTCGATGTCGTTCGTCGTCGGCGCGGACACCTCGGTGTGGGCGCTGGTGCCCTTCATGGTCCTGCTGGGCCTGGGGCTGGGCTTCAACTTCCAGCCGGTGATCCTCGCCGTGCAGAACGCCGTCTCCCCGCGGGAGATGGGCGTGGCGACGTCGTCGGTGACCTTTTTCCGGCAGATGGGCGGGACGATCGGGGCGGCGGCGTTCCTCTCGATCCTGTTCGCCCGGCTGCCGCGGGACATCGGGGCCGCCGTCGAGGACTCCGTGCGCGCGAACCCGGAACTCGCCCCGCGGTTCGAGCAGCTCGGCGCCGGCAGCGGCGGGACCCTGGACGACACGTCGTTCATCCAGGAGCTGCCCGCCGTCCTGGCGCAGCCGTTCAAGGTCGGCTTCTCCGACTCGATCGACCTGGTATTCCTCATCGCCGCCGGCATCGTGGCCATCGGCTTCTTCGTCTTCCTGCTCCTGCCGCAGCTGGCACTGAGCACCAAGTCGGGCATCCAGGCCCGGCAGGGCGAGGCGGCCGGGACGGCGACCAGCGACCCGTACGACCCGGCCGAGGAGGCCGTCGAAGCCGTCGGCGCAGCCGCGCCCACCTCGGTCCCGCCGCCGGTGGGCCGCCCGGGCGACACCCCTCGCTGA
- a CDS encoding MFS transporter yields MSDPTAVPTARPGTGTRPAVLVLALSLGVTTLSLLQSLVVPSLGRIEEQLDISAGAAGWVLTANLLAAAVLTPVLGRLGDLRGERPVILGILAVVSLGTLLAIVTTSLPLLLVARVLQGASYGLFPLSMSVLRRELPEGRLSVAMSVVSSTLAVGGVAGLVATGLLTGDGGDYRHPFWIGLAVALLSLVLTAWLLPSRRVTGSGRVDWWGAIVLGAGLVLLLLPLSQGPAWGWASPATVGCLAAAVAVLAGWVLLQRRTTQPLVRPAMLADRRTVVPNVAGFMTGVALFASFLAILQYVQSPPGITGYGFGAGVLEAAVVYLLPGGVVGIVVAPFAGRVVGHFGALPTLAAGALSGIAGFGVLAGLREEPWLVVLAGVLTQLAVTVAYAALPALVVDAVEEEETGVANAVNSIARSVGQALGSTLAVTIIAGSLDPVTGLPRAIAFTLVALIGAGASAVVVVVALLGMRGDRRGGRGRQRDPLADVERATAGAGEWSPVSGIR; encoded by the coding sequence GTGTCCGACCCCACAGCCGTGCCGACGGCCCGGCCGGGCACGGGCACCCGCCCGGCGGTGCTCGTCCTGGCCCTCTCCCTGGGCGTCACCACGCTGTCGCTGCTGCAGAGCCTCGTCGTCCCGTCGCTCGGGCGGATCGAGGAGCAGCTCGACATCTCGGCCGGGGCGGCCGGGTGGGTGCTGACGGCGAACCTCCTCGCCGCCGCCGTCCTCACCCCGGTCCTGGGCCGGCTCGGCGACCTCAGGGGAGAGCGCCCGGTCATCCTGGGCATCCTCGCGGTCGTCTCGCTGGGCACGCTGCTGGCGATCGTGACGACGTCGCTGCCGCTGCTGCTCGTCGCCCGGGTGCTGCAGGGCGCGTCGTACGGGCTGTTCCCCCTCTCGATGAGCGTGCTCCGGCGGGAGCTCCCCGAAGGCCGGCTGAGCGTGGCGATGTCGGTGGTCAGCAGCACGCTGGCCGTCGGCGGGGTGGCCGGCCTGGTCGCCACCGGCCTGCTCACCGGCGACGGCGGCGACTACCGGCACCCGTTCTGGATCGGCCTCGCGGTCGCGCTGCTCTCCCTGGTGCTGACCGCGTGGCTGCTGCCCTCGCGCCGGGTCACCGGGAGCGGGCGGGTCGACTGGTGGGGGGCGATCGTGCTCGGCGCCGGGCTGGTCCTGCTGCTCCTGCCGCTCTCCCAGGGCCCGGCCTGGGGCTGGGCGTCGCCGGCCACCGTCGGCTGCCTGGCCGCAGCCGTGGCCGTGCTGGCCGGCTGGGTGCTGCTGCAGCGGCGGACCACCCAGCCGCTGGTGCGCCCGGCGATGCTCGCCGACCGGCGCACGGTGGTGCCGAACGTGGCCGGGTTCATGACCGGCGTCGCCTTGTTCGCCTCGTTCCTCGCCATCCTCCAGTACGTGCAGTCGCCGCCCGGGATCACCGGGTACGGCTTCGGGGCCGGGGTGCTGGAGGCCGCGGTCGTCTACCTGCTCCCCGGCGGCGTCGTCGGCATCGTCGTGGCGCCCTTCGCCGGGCGGGTGGTCGGCCACTTCGGGGCATTGCCGACCCTCGCCGCCGGGGCGCTCTCCGGGATCGCCGGATTCGGCGTGCTGGCCGGCCTCCGGGAGGAGCCGTGGCTGGTCGTCCTCGCCGGTGTGCTGACGCAACTGGCGGTGACGGTGGCCTACGCCGCGCTCCCCGCCCTCGTCGTCGACGCCGTCGAGGAGGAGGAGACCGGCGTGGCCAACGCGGTGAACTCCATCGCCCGCTCGGTGGGCCAGGCGCTGGGCAGCACGCTGGCCGTCACGATCATCGCCGGCAGCCTCGACCCGGTCACCGGGCTCCCGCGGGCCATCGCCTTCACGCTGGTCGCGCTGATCGGGGCCGGCGCCTCCGCGGTCGTCGTCGTGGTGGCGCTGCTCGGCATGCGCGGCGACCGGCGCGGTGGCCGCGGCCGGCAGCGGGATCCGCTCGCCGACGTGGAGCGGGCGACCGCCGGGGCCGGCGAGTGGTCGCCGGTGTCCGGCATCCGCTGA
- a CDS encoding acyl-CoA dehydrogenase — protein sequence MGTVPSSSLILSRRDLDFLLNEWLDVESLTKRARFTEHSRETFDAVLDLAEQIATEHFAPHNRTADENEPRMVDGKVQLIPEVAKALEVFAEAGLMAGEFDEEFGGMQLPHVVGQAVFAWFKAANVGTSAYPFLTMGNARLLLAHGSREQIDTYVAPEVEGRWFGTMALSEPQAGSSLADITTKAVPQDDGTYRLSGNKMWISGGDHELTENIVHLVLAKIPGGPPGVKGISLFIVPKFLVNDDGSLGERNDVVLAGLNHKMGYRGTTNTLLNFGEGVHTPGGKAGAVGYLVGEQHRGLTYMFHMMNEARIGVGMGATVLGYTGYLHALEYARTRTQGRPPAGKAAASKNVPTPMVPIVEHTDVRRMLLAAKSYAEGGLALGLYCARLVDDEQTAEASEDRARAHLLLEMLTPIAKAWPSQWGLAANDLAIQVHGGYGYTRDYPVEQFYRDNRLNPIHEGTQGIQSLDLLGRKVAMKGGAGLALLGETIAATTARAAGTQWAGFAADLDAAVARLGSVTATLWGAGDPDVTLANSHVYLEATGHLVVGWLWLEQALAAESGTSDFHEGKRAAARYFWRWELPRTRAQFDLLESLDRTVLDTQDAWL from the coding sequence ATGGGCACCGTGCCGTCGTCGTCGCTGATCCTGTCCCGCCGTGATCTGGACTTCCTGCTCAACGAGTGGCTCGACGTCGAGTCCCTGACCAAACGGGCCCGGTTCACCGAGCACTCGCGCGAGACGTTCGACGCGGTCCTCGACCTGGCCGAGCAGATCGCCACGGAGCACTTCGCGCCGCACAACCGCACGGCCGACGAGAACGAGCCGCGGATGGTCGACGGCAAGGTGCAGCTCATCCCCGAGGTGGCGAAGGCGCTGGAGGTCTTCGCCGAGGCCGGCCTGATGGCCGGCGAGTTCGACGAGGAGTTCGGCGGCATGCAGCTGCCGCACGTCGTCGGCCAGGCCGTGTTCGCCTGGTTCAAGGCGGCCAACGTGGGCACGTCGGCCTATCCGTTCCTCACCATGGGCAACGCCCGCCTGCTGCTCGCCCACGGCAGCCGGGAGCAGATCGACACCTACGTGGCGCCGGAGGTCGAGGGCCGCTGGTTCGGCACCATGGCGCTGTCGGAGCCGCAGGCCGGCTCGTCGCTGGCCGACATCACGACGAAGGCCGTCCCGCAGGACGACGGCACCTACCGGCTCTCCGGCAACAAGATGTGGATCTCCGGCGGCGACCACGAGCTGACGGAGAACATCGTCCACCTCGTACTGGCCAAGATCCCCGGTGGTCCGCCCGGGGTGAAGGGCATCTCGCTGTTCATCGTGCCCAAGTTCCTGGTGAACGACGACGGCTCACTGGGCGAGCGCAACGACGTCGTCCTGGCCGGGCTCAACCACAAGATGGGCTACCGGGGGACGACGAACACCCTGCTGAACTTCGGCGAGGGCGTGCACACCCCCGGCGGGAAGGCCGGCGCGGTCGGCTACCTCGTGGGCGAGCAGCACCGCGGCCTCACCTACATGTTCCACATGATGAACGAGGCACGGATCGGCGTCGGCATGGGCGCGACCGTGCTCGGCTACACCGGGTACCTCCACGCGCTGGAGTACGCGCGCACCCGCACGCAGGGGCGTCCGCCGGCCGGGAAGGCCGCGGCGTCGAAGAACGTCCCCACCCCGATGGTGCCCATCGTCGAGCACACCGACGTCCGGCGGATGCTGCTGGCCGCGAAGTCCTACGCGGAGGGCGGGCTGGCGCTCGGGCTGTACTGCGCGCGCCTGGTCGACGACGAGCAGACCGCGGAGGCCTCCGAGGACAGAGCGAGAGCGCACCTCTTGCTGGAGATGCTGACGCCGATCGCGAAGGCCTGGCCCTCGCAGTGGGGCCTGGCCGCGAACGACCTCGCCATCCAGGTGCACGGCGGCTACGGCTACACCCGCGACTACCCGGTGGAGCAGTTCTACCGGGACAACCGGCTCAACCCCATCCACGAGGGCACCCAGGGCATCCAGTCCCTCGACCTGCTCGGCCGCAAGGTGGCGATGAAGGGCGGAGCCGGGCTCGCGCTGCTCGGCGAGACGATCGCCGCGACCACCGCACGGGCGGCCGGTACCCAGTGGGCCGGCTTCGCCGCGGACCTCGACGCCGCCGTCGCCCGGCTGGGCTCGGTCACCGCGACGCTGTGGGGCGCCGGCGACCCCGACGTCACGCTGGCCAACTCGCACGTCTACCTGGAGGCGACCGGCCACCTGGTCGTCGGCTGGCTGTGGCTGGAGCAGGCCCTGGCGGCCGAGAGCGGGACCAGCGACTTCCACGAGGGCAAGCGCGCCGCGGCCCGCTACTTCTGGCGCTGGGAGCTCCCCCGCACACGGGCCCAGTTCGACCTCCTCGAGTCGCTGGACCGCACGGTCCTCGACACCCAGGACGCCTGGCTCTGA
- a CDS encoding MarR family winged helix-turn-helix transcriptional regulator, giving the protein MHHPRADRLAEVATLSEQLPRFMRLVQALKSQPSGPEVRDRAALVLLHPLVRQGPIRQGTLAELVHADPSTVSRHVAALVEQGLVRRVADESDGRANRLVVTDAGRAALDSLRAERTAHLEQVTANWDPVDLATLTTLFGRLLDDLAAGLPRSTDPSPTERTTHPAGEHR; this is encoded by the coding sequence ATGCATCACCCCCGGGCCGACCGGCTCGCCGAGGTCGCCACGCTCTCCGAGCAGCTGCCGCGGTTCATGCGCCTGGTCCAGGCGCTGAAGAGCCAGCCCAGCGGCCCCGAGGTCCGCGACCGTGCCGCCCTCGTGCTGCTCCACCCGCTGGTGCGCCAGGGGCCGATCCGGCAGGGCACGCTCGCCGAGCTGGTGCACGCCGACCCCTCCACCGTCAGCCGGCACGTCGCGGCACTGGTGGAGCAGGGGCTGGTGCGGCGGGTCGCCGACGAGTCCGACGGAAGGGCGAACCGCCTGGTGGTGACCGACGCCGGCCGCGCCGCCCTCGACTCGCTCCGCGCCGAGCGCACCGCACACCTGGAGCAGGTGACCGCGAACTGGGATCCCGTCGATCTCGCCACGCTCACCACCCTCTTCGGCCGCCTGCTCGACGACCTCGCGGCCGGTCTGCCGAGGAGCACCGACCCGTCTCCCACCGAACGCACCACCCACCCAGCCGGAGAGCACCGATGA